Proteins encoded together in one Papaver somniferum cultivar HN1 unplaced genomic scaffold, ASM357369v1 unplaced-scaffold_21, whole genome shotgun sequence window:
- the LOC113339951 gene encoding E3 ubiquitin-protein ligase SINAT5-like — protein sequence MEMDNIECVSSIEEGGEDIHQHHRFGSSKPLINNLISPATSVYELLECPVCTNSMYPPIHQCHNGHTLCSTCKTRVHNRCPTCRQELGDIRCLALEKVAESLQLPCRYGSLGCPDIFPYYSKLKHEAMCNFRPYNCPYAGSECAIVGDIPSLVTHLRDDHKVDMHTGCTFNHRYVKSNPREVENATWMLTVFNCFGQYFCLHFEAFQLGMAPVYMAFLRFMGDETDARNYCYSLEVGANGRKLIFEGTPRSIRDSHRKVRDSHDGLIIQRNMALFFSGGDRKELKLRVTGRIWKEQQNQEAGVCIPNLCS from the exons ATGGAAATGGATAATATTGAATGTGTATCATCAATTGAAGAAGGAGGAGAAGATATTCATCAACATCATCGATTTGGTTCTTCAAAACCTTTAATTAATAATCTGATTTCTCCTGCTACAAGTGTTTATGAATTGCTTGAATGTCCTGTTTGTACGAATTCTATGTACCCACCTATTCATCAG TGTCACAACGGGCACACGCTATGTTCAACATGTAAAACAAGGGTACATAACCGGTGTCCCACTTGTAGACAAGAGCTTGGAGATATCAGGTGTTTAGCGTTAGAGAAGGTTGCCGAATCCCTTCAACTTCCCTGTAGGTATGGCTCGCTAGGGTGTCCTGATATATTTCCGTATTACAGTAAGCTCAAGCATGAGGCTATGTGCAACTTTAGACCATACAACTGCCCCTATGCTGGATCAGAGTGTGCAATTGTTGGCGACATTCCGTCACTAGTCACCCATCTTAGAGATGATCATAAGGTAGATATGCACACTGGATGTACGTTCAACCATCGATATGTAAAGTCTAATCCTCGTGAAGTTGAAAATGCTACATGGATGTTGACT GTCTTCAACTGTTTTGGTCAGTACTTCTGCCTACACTTTGAAGCCTTCCAACTCGGAATGGCCCCTGTTTACATGGCATTCCTGCGCTTCATGGGAGACGAAACTGATGCCAGGAACTACTGCTACAGTTTGGAAGTAGGAGCAAATGGTAGGAAACTGATTTTTGAAGGTACACCACGGAGCATTCGTGACAGTCACCGTAAAGTCAGAGACAGCCACGATGGACTCATTATCCAGCGAAACATGGCTCTCTTTTTCTCAGGTGGAGATAGGAAAGAGCTGAAACTTAGGGTTACGGGAAGGATATGGAAGGAACAACAGAACCAAGAAGCCGGGGTGTGCATCCCAAACCTTTGTAGTTGA
- the LOC113339952 gene encoding V-type proton ATPase subunit F-like, with the protein MANRGTVSNNSALISMIADEDTITGFLLAGVGNVDLRRNTNYLIVDSKTTVKAIEDAFKDFTSREDIAIVLISQYVANMIRFLVDSYNKPVPAILEIPSKDHPYDAQHDSVLSRVKYLFSSESVAGDRR; encoded by the exons ATGGCTAATAGAGGAACTGTTTCTAATAACTCAGCTCTCATTTCTATGATTGCTGATGAG GACACCATAACTGGATTCCTGCTGGCTGGTGTGGGCAATGTTGATTTGCGCAGGAATACAAACTACTTAATCGTCGACTCAA AAACAACTGTAAAAGCAATTGAAGATGCATTCAAAGATTTTACCTCAAGGGAGGATATTGCTATCGTCTTGATTAGTCAATAT gtCGCAAACATGATAAGGTTTCTAGTTGATAGCTACAACAAGCCCGTCCCCGCAATCCTTGAAATTCCATCCAAGGACCATCCATATGATGCACAACACGATTCGGTTCTTTCACGAGTCAAGTACCTCTTTTCTTCTGAATCAGTGGCTGGAGACAGGCGGTAG